In a single window of the Zea mays cultivar B73 chromosome 5, Zm-B73-REFERENCE-NAM-5.0, whole genome shotgun sequence genome:
- the LOC100216795 gene encoding uncharacterized protein isoform X1, whose translation MLLSCGSLSSWVRRFVACVGYATSVPPSTTRGQLIAGLVCFLLLRCDWPWMGPWGFSCINAIGSALHPLVKSVPGCFGCAQPTPIIAVDEPTKGLRIQGRSVKRHNLSDDFWSSSPHEMENSALQSRHSMSSISTAAQPNDQHASGSSSSPNEFVNQGLLLWHQTRQQWIGKRRHNSQGQQSQGPKISCNATYESLLGSSKPFPQPIPLGEMVGFLVISWEQEGLYD comes from the exons ATGCTGCTAAGCTGCGGGTCGCTCTCCTCCTGGGTGCGCCGCTTCGTCGCCTGCGTTGGGTACGCCACCTCTGTCCCGCCCTCTACTACGCGCGGTCAGTTGATTGCTGGGCTTGTCTGCTTCCTGCTGCTCCGATGTGATTGGCCGTGGATGGGGCCATGGGGGTTTAGCTGTATCAACGCGATTGGCTCTGCGCTCCATCCCTTGGTGAAATCTGTTCC TGGTTGTTTTGGTTGTGCCCAGCCTACTCCGATAATAGCTGTTGATGAGCCCACAAAAGGTTTAAGAATTCAAGGGCGCTCAGTAAAAAGACACAATTTATCTGACGACTTTTGGAGTTCAAGCCCGCACGAAATGGAGAACAGTGCCTTGCAATCCCGACACAGTATGTCCTCAATCAGCACTGCTGCACAACCTAATGATCAGCATGCTTCTGGAAGTAGCAGCTCCCCAAATGAATTTGTAAATCAAG GTCTTCTACTATGGCACCAGACTAGACAGCAGTGGATTGGAAAACGAAGACATAATTCTCAGGGTCAACAAAGTCAAGGACCAAAAATAAG TTGTAATGCTACATACGAGAGCCTGCTCGGGAGCTCGAAACCATTTCCACAACCGATCCCTCTTGGT GAAATGGTGGGTTTCCTCGTGATCAGCTGGGAGCAGGAAGGCCTATACGATTAG
- the LOC100216795 gene encoding uncharacterized protein LOC100216795 isoform 2 (isoform 2 is encoded by transcript variant 2), whose amino-acid sequence MLLSCGSLSSWVRRFVACVGGCFGCAQPTPIIAVDEPTKGLRIQGRSVKRHNLSDDFWSSSPHEMENSALQSRHSMSSISTAAQPNDQHASGSSSSPNEFVNQGLLLWHQTRQQWIGKRRHNSQGQQSQGPKISCNATYESLLGSSKPFPQPIPLGEMVGFLVISWEQEGLYD is encoded by the exons ATGCTGCTAAGCTGCGGGTCGCTCTCCTCCTGGGTGCGCCGCTTCGTCGCCTGCGTTGG TGGTTGTTTTGGTTGTGCCCAGCCTACTCCGATAATAGCTGTTGATGAGCCCACAAAAGGTTTAAGAATTCAAGGGCGCTCAGTAAAAAGACACAATTTATCTGACGACTTTTGGAGTTCAAGCCCGCACGAAATGGAGAACAGTGCCTTGCAATCCCGACACAGTATGTCCTCAATCAGCACTGCTGCACAACCTAATGATCAGCATGCTTCTGGAAGTAGCAGCTCCCCAAATGAATTTGTAAATCAAG GTCTTCTACTATGGCACCAGACTAGACAGCAGTGGATTGGAAAACGAAGACATAATTCTCAGGGTCAACAAAGTCAAGGACCAAAAATAAG TTGTAATGCTACATACGAGAGCCTGCTCGGGAGCTCGAAACCATTTCCACAACCGATCCCTCTTGGT GAAATGGTGGGTTTCCTCGTGATCAGCTGGGAGCAGGAAGGCCTATACGATTAG
- the LOC100216795 gene encoding uncharacterized protein isoform X2 has product MENSALQSRHSMSSISTAAQPNDQHASGSSSSPNEFVNQGLLLWHQTRQQWIGKRRHNSQGQQSQGPKISCNATYESLLGSSKPFPQPIPLGEMVGFLVISWEQEGLYD; this is encoded by the exons ATGGAGAACAGTGCCTTGCAATCCCGACACAGTATGTCCTCAATCAGCACTGCTGCACAACCTAATGATCAGCATGCTTCTGGAAGTAGCAGCTCCCCAAATGAATTTGTAAATCAAG GTCTTCTACTATGGCACCAGACTAGACAGCAGTGGATTGGAAAACGAAGACATAATTCTCAGGGTCAACAAAGTCAAGGACCAAAAATAAG TTGTAATGCTACATACGAGAGCCTGCTCGGGAGCTCGAAACCATTTCCACAACCGATCCCTCTTGGT GAAATGGTGGGTTTCCTCGTGATCAGCTGGGAGCAGGAAGGCCTATACGATTAG
- the LOC100283886 gene encoding chloroplast small heat shock protein: protein MALARLCLNRAIAGRAQALARPALAAAPATDPKLHSLLSTSAADSAASGEANRRDVAVSERSAPNRRWAWRDLRDFTPFSLVDGLGSALSQVAETLGRPLERLAPSRLLSGKVREDEARYRLRFEVPGLGKGDVRVAVEDGVLVIEGEKREHGEEGDGGEWWSTSGYHASLLLPDDARAEGITAEVKDGVLYVTVPRTGERKRNVTEVKVQ from the exons ATGGCTTTAGCTCGTCTGTGCCTCAACAGGGCCATCGCTGGCCGCGCGCAGGCGCTGGCGAGGCCGGCGCTCGCCGCAGCCCCGGCGACAGATCCGAAACTTCACTCGCTTCTCTCAACCTCGGCAGCCGACTCTGCCGCCTCAGGCGAGGCAAACCGCCGAGATGTCGCCGTGTCGGAGCGCTCCGCCCCCAATCGCCGCTGGGCATGGCGAGACCTCCGCGACTTCACCCCGTTCAGCCTCGTGGACG GTCTCGGGAGCGCGCTGTCGCAGGTGGCGGAGACCCTGGGCCGCCCGCTGGAGCGCCTGGCGCCGTCGCGGCTGCTGTCCGGGAAGGTGCGCGAGGACGAGGCGCGGTACCGGCTGCGTTTCGAGGTGCCGGGCCTCGGCAAGGGCGACGTGCGCGTGGCCGTGGAGGACGGGGTGCTGGTCATCGAGGGCGAGAAGCGTGAGCACGGGGAGGAGGGCGACGGCGGCGAGTGGTGGTCGACCAGCGGGTACCACGCCAGCCTGCTGCTCCCGGACGACGCGCGCGCCGAGGGGATCACCGCCGAGGTGAAGGACGGCGTGCTGTACGTCACCGTGCCGCGCACCGGGGAGCGCAAGCGGAACGTCACCGAGGTGAAGGTGCAGTGA